The following coding sequences lie in one Rhizobium sp. ZPR4 genomic window:
- a CDS encoding SDR family NAD(P)-dependent oxidoreductase — MPSSSSSAGGILIIGASRGLGHAMAEEFFKKGWSVVGTVRASAARTKLHDLADRSEGRVAIETLDINEPEQLASLRARLDDRVFDMLFVNAGTTNVPTETIAEVTTEEFVRVMVTNALSPMRTVEWLQDLVSPKGLIGVMSSGQGSVSNNTTGMREVYRGSKAALNTLMRSYAARHADDARALVLMAPGWVKTDLGGPDGRLTIEESIPNLVNVLIGQQGKRGLEYLDYLGRTVPW; from the coding sequence ATGCCGTCATCATCATCGTCCGCCGGCGGCATCCTGATCATCGGTGCGTCGCGCGGGCTCGGCCATGCCATGGCCGAGGAATTCTTCAAGAAAGGCTGGTCCGTCGTCGGCACGGTGCGGGCATCGGCAGCAAGGACGAAACTGCACGATCTGGCAGACCGTTCCGAGGGGCGTGTCGCCATCGAAACGCTTGACATCAACGAACCGGAACAGCTCGCCTCGCTGCGCGCGCGGCTCGACGACCGCGTCTTCGACATGCTGTTCGTCAATGCCGGGACGACGAATGTCCCGACCGAAACTATCGCGGAGGTGACCACCGAGGAATTCGTGCGTGTCATGGTGACGAATGCGCTGAGCCCGATGCGAACCGTGGAATGGCTGCAGGACCTCGTTTCGCCCAAGGGGCTGATCGGCGTCATGTCATCGGGGCAGGGAAGCGTCAGCAACAATACGACGGGCATGCGGGAGGTCTATCGCGGCAGCAAGGCTGCCTTGAACACATTGATGCGCAGCTATGCCGCCCGGCATGCAGATGATGCGCGTGCATTGGTGCTCATGGCCCCCGGTTGGGTCAAGACCGATCTGGGCGGTCCCGACGGGCGGCTGACGATCGAGGAAAGCATTCCAAACCTGGTGAATGTG
- a CDS encoding glutathione S-transferase family protein produces MTITITAFEKSPDRGRGLARDMRVRWALEEVDQPYEVRLLSFKAMKEPAHLALHPFGQIPTYEEDGLALFESGSIVFHIAERHAGLFPDDANARARAITWMFAALSTVEPPIIERATARFQERDQSWYEQRLSMVDERIRQLLKALSDRLGSADWLEEAFSAGDLMMISVLLRVKDSGLLRDYPNLSAYIARGEARPAYKRAFAAQLAVFTAASSD; encoded by the coding sequence ATGACGATAACGATCACCGCCTTTGAAAAATCGCCGGATCGCGGCAGGGGTCTGGCGCGCGACATGCGCGTTCGCTGGGCGCTCGAAGAAGTCGACCAGCCTTACGAAGTGCGCCTCCTCTCCTTCAAGGCGATGAAGGAGCCTGCGCATCTTGCCCTTCATCCCTTCGGGCAGATCCCGACCTATGAAGAGGATGGCCTTGCCTTGTTCGAATCGGGGTCGATCGTGTTCCATATCGCAGAGCGCCACGCCGGCCTGTTTCCGGACGATGCCAACGCGCGCGCACGGGCGATCACATGGATGTTTGCGGCTCTCTCCACAGTCGAGCCGCCGATCATCGAGCGCGCGACCGCAAGGTTCCAGGAGCGCGATCAGAGTTGGTATGAGCAGCGCCTGTCCATGGTCGACGAACGCATCCGCCAGCTGCTGAAGGCACTTTCCGATCGCCTCGGCAGTGCCGATTGGCTCGAGGAGGCATTCAGCGCCGGTGATCTTATGATGATATCAGTCCTGCTCAGAGTGAAGGACTCGGGCCTATTGCGGGACTATCCGAACCTCTCAGCCTATATCGCCCGCGGCGAAGCCAGGCCCGCATATAAACGGGCTTTCGCAGCTCAGCTCGCAGTCTTCACCGCCGCATCGAGCGACTGA
- a CDS encoding LysR family transcriptional regulator, translating into MEDIDLNLLVALDVLLAEGSVTEAAKRLGLSPSAMSRTLSRLRAVTGDPLLVRAGRSLVPTRFAETLQDRVHAVTQDARAILRPAAAGELDVTTLDTTFSIRVSEAFLELLSAPLVAAITQAAPHVRVRFALKQDKEPHMLREGLIDLEIGVLGVPAPELRTRLLLRDRLVGVARKGHPLLTGGAITAKRYAACAHIAASRRGEFAEVVDEALDRKGLKREIRVVVPGFPDAMRIAASTDFIAAVPLSCLGKSKLNEPVGEFGVRSFELPFETPEILIAAIWHPRVDADPAHRWLRNIITRVCRAAYP; encoded by the coding sequence ATGGAAGACATCGATCTCAATCTGCTCGTCGCCCTTGATGTCCTGCTTGCCGAGGGGAGCGTGACGGAAGCAGCGAAGCGTCTCGGCTTGAGCCCCTCCGCCATGAGCCGCACACTGTCGCGGCTACGTGCCGTGACGGGTGATCCGTTGCTCGTCAGAGCGGGCAGATCCCTCGTGCCGACACGGTTTGCCGAGACCCTTCAAGATCGTGTTCACGCCGTCACGCAGGATGCGCGCGCCATTCTTCGGCCTGCTGCGGCCGGCGAACTCGATGTCACCACATTGGACACCACGTTTTCGATCCGCGTGAGTGAAGCCTTTCTCGAGCTTTTGTCGGCACCCCTCGTCGCGGCTATCACGCAAGCCGCCCCTCATGTCCGTGTCCGCTTCGCGCTGAAGCAGGACAAGGAGCCGCATATGCTGCGGGAAGGACTGATCGATCTCGAAATCGGCGTGCTGGGTGTGCCTGCGCCGGAGCTGCGCACGCGACTTCTGCTTCGTGATCGGCTGGTTGGAGTGGCGCGGAAAGGCCATCCTCTGCTGACGGGCGGGGCGATAACAGCAAAGCGCTATGCCGCCTGCGCCCACATCGCCGCTTCCAGAAGGGGAGAATTTGCCGAAGTGGTCGACGAGGCCTTGGACAGGAAAGGTCTGAAGCGGGAAATCCGCGTTGTGGTGCCTGGCTTTCCGGATGCAATGAGAATTGCCGCTTCGACGGATTTCATCGCGGCTGTCCCCCTCTCCTGCCTCGGCAAGAGCAAGCTGAACGAACCGGTGGGCGAGTTTGGTGTTCGAAGCTTTGAATTGCCGTTCGAAACGCCGGAAATACTCATTGCCGCCATATGGCATCCGCGCGTCGACGCCGACCCCGCCCATAGATGGCTGCGCAATATCATCACGCGCGTCTGCCGCGCGGCCTATCCATGA